A stretch of Aedes aegypti strain LVP_AGWG chromosome 2, AaegL5.0 Primary Assembly, whole genome shotgun sequence DNA encodes these proteins:
- the LOC5565861 gene encoding uncharacterized protein LOC5565861 has product MVLERLSTILSEQAITASFIYLLQHLFLWILLPSEVRYYRRHPIGSKRRRSTSDLCVLSVKSILNTALIVFVVLDVGRPETPFLVRIFEALSYFITLTLLHLGEQYNVRDQTFLLSFWSLELLVNIIRIVDQLTIGSIIYVGVLLAHVLLIAYLSLIRRDDGEDRVEPNLIRAVCFSWFSDVSRSVHRSHLDQLGTLESSMQGERLIRSFTRGTPSKGQYEMVSGREPELVQEVTMWSLLRPFRWDLICSGINRLVMTMLFFICPFLLRQILRNDRQATSNEKPLLRD; this is encoded by the exons ATGGTACTTGAACGGCTTTCCACTATCTTGTCGGAACAG GCAATCACGGCCAGTTTCATATACCTGCTGCAACACTTGTTTCTGTGGATATTGCTACCGTCTGAAGTACGTTACTACAGGCGGCATCCGATCGGAAGTAAACGACGCAGAAGTACTTCAGATTTGTGTGTTTTGTCCGTGAAAAGTATCTTGAATACGGCGTTGATAGTGTTTGTCGTTTTGGATGTTGGACGCCCAGAGACACCCTTCTTAGTGCGAATCTTTGAAGCGCTATCATAC TTTATAACGCTGACGTTGCTTCATCTCGGCGAGCAATACAATGTACGCGATCAGACGTTTCTGTTGTCGTTTTGGTCGTTGGAGCTGTTGGTGAACATCATTCGGATTGTCGATCAGCTGACGATCGGGAGCATAATCTACGTGGGAGTTTTGCTCGCGCATGTGCTCCTGATCGCGTACTTAAGCCTGATCAGGAGAGATGATGGTGAGGATCGAGTCGAACCGAATCTGATTAGAGCAGTGTGCTTCAGTTGGTTTAGCGATGTGAGCCGAAGTGTTCATCGATCGCACTTGGACCAGCTGGGGACGCTGGAGAGCAGTATGCAGGGGGAACGTTTGATCAGGAGCTTTACGAGGGGAACTCCGTCCAAGGGACAGTATGAGATGGTCTCCGGGAGGGAACCGGAATTGGTGCAGGAGGTCACGATGTGGAGTTTGCTGCGACCATTTCGCTGGGATTTAATATGCAGTGGAATCAACCGTTTAGTCATGACGATGCTGTTCTTCATCTGTCCTTTTCTCCTCAG